The following are encoded together in the Bos indicus isolate NIAB-ARS_2022 breed Sahiwal x Tharparkar chromosome 29, NIAB-ARS_B.indTharparkar_mat_pri_1.0, whole genome shotgun sequence genome:
- the LOC139180585 gene encoding olfactory receptor 8B8-like, whose translation MDIGNSSLVTEFNLVGLTKHPEIQVPLFFLFLGIYIITMAGNLGLVTLIRLTSHLHTPMYYFLFNLSCIDLCYSSVITPKLLVNFLSKRNTISYAGCMTQLFFYCFFVNAECYVLTVMAYDRYVAICKPLLYKVTMSPQVCYLMAVIVYLGAFIAAWAHTGCMLRLTFCDANTINHYMCDILPLLELSCTSTHINELVVLIIVGFDVGVPGLTVSVSYVFILSSILRISSTEGRSKAFSTCSSHIIVVSVFFGSGAFMYLHPSSVLSMNQKKVSTVFYTILVPMLNPLIYSFRNKEVKVALKRTFSRKIFF comes from the coding sequence ATGGATATTGGAAACAGCTCATTGGTCACTGAGTTTAACCTTGTGGGTTTAACTAAACATCCGGAGATCCAGGTGCCCCTGTTCTTCCTCTTCTTGGGAATTTACATAATCACCATGGCAGGAAACCTGGGCTTGGTCACTCTAATTAGATTGACTTCTCACCTCCACACTCCAATGTACTACTTCCTCTTTAATTTATCCTGTATTGATCTCTGTTACTCTTCTGTCATCACCCCCAAACTGTTGGTAAACTTTCTGTCAAAGAGGAACACCATCTCCTATGCAGGATGCATGACTCAGCTGTTTTTCTACTGCTTTTTTGTCAATGCAGAGTGCTATGTACTGACAGTGATGGCCTATgatcgctatgtggccatctgcaagcccctGTTGTACAAGGTCACCATGTCCCCTCAGGTCTGCTACCTAATGGCTGTGATTGTATACTTGGGGGCCTTTATTGCTGCCTGGGCCCACACAGGATGCATGTTGAGGTTGACCTTCTGTGATGCCAATACCATCAACCACTACATGTGTGATATCCTCCCACTCCTGGAGCTCTCCTGCACCAGCACTCACATCAATGAACTGGTGGTTCTCATCATCGTTGGCTTTGATGTTGGTGTGCCTGGCCTCACCGTCAGTGTTTCATATGTTTTTATCCTTTCCAGTATCCTCCGCATCAGTTCCACAGAAGGAAGGTCCAAAGCATTCAGTACTTGTAGCTCACATATaattgttgtttctgttttctttgggtCAGGGGCATTCATGTATCTTCATCCTTCTTCTGTTTTGTCCATGAACCAGAAGAAAGTGTCCACTGTATTCTATACCATTTTGGTGCCTATGCTTAATCCTCTGATCTATAGCTTCAGAAATAAGGAGGTTAAGGTTGCCCTGAAAAGAACCttcagtagaaaaatatttttctga
- the LOC109554213 gene encoding olfactory receptor 8B3-like yields the protein MTPGNDSFVTEFILLGLTDRPDLQPPLFLLFLVMYMITILGNLGLIILISLNSNLHTPMYFFLFNLSFIDLCYSSVFTPRMMINFTSKKNIISYMGCMTQLYFFCFFVISECYVLTSMAYDRYVAICNPLLYNVAMSPKVCSSLVLGSYLMAFSGAMAHTGCMLRLTFCDANTINHYFCDVHPLLQLSCTSTYVNELVVFIVVGINIIVPSFTIFVSYCLILTNILQIKSTEGRSKAFSTCTSHIIAVSLFFGSMSFMYLKPSSAGSMDEEKISSVFYTNVVAMMNPLIYSLRNKDVKTALRKTLSRR from the coding sequence ATGACTCCTGGaaatgactcttttgtgactgaaTTCATTCTGTTAGGATTAACAGACCGACCTGATCTCCAACCCCCTTTGTTCTTACTGTTCCTAGTAATGTATATGATCACTATTTTGGGAAATTTGGGATTGATAATCCTAATCTCACTGAATTCAAAtctgcacacccccatgtactttttcctctttaACTTGTCCTTCATAGATCTCTGTTATTCTTCTGTGTTTACACCCAGAATGATGATTAACTTCACATCAAAGAAGAATATCATTTCTTACATGGGGTGCATGACCCAGCTCtacttcttctgtttttttgtcATTTCTGAATGCTATGTGCTGACAtcaatggcctatgaccgctatgtggccatctgtaaccCACTTCTGTATAATGTGGCCATGTCCCCTAAAGTGTGTTCCAGCCTTGTGCTTGGCTCTTACTTGATGGCATTTTCTGGTGCCATGGCTCACACTGGATGCATGCTGAGACTCACCTTCTGTGATGCAAACACCATCAACCATTATTTCTGTGATGTCCACCCTTTGCTCCAGCTCTCCTGCACAAGTACCTATGTCAATGAGCTTGTAGTTTTCATTGTGGTGGGCATCAACATCATTGTGCCCAGTTTCACTATCTTTGTCTCTTATTGTCTCATCCTCACCAACATCCTTCAAATCAAGTCCACGGAGGGCAGGTCCAAAGCCTTCAGCACTTGTACTTCCCACATAATCGCTGTTTCTCTGTTCTTTGGATCAATGTCATTCATGTATCTCAAACCATCTTCTGCTGGTTCTATGGATGAGGAAAAAATCTCTTCTGTATTTTACACCAATGTGGTTGCTATGATGAACCCCTTAATCTATAGTTTGAGAAATAAAGATGTGAAAACTGCTCTGAGAAAAACCCTGAGTAGGAGATAA